A window of Pirellula sp. SH-Sr6A contains these coding sequences:
- a CDS encoding YaiI/YqxD family protein produces MNDDTSNTPLQESIAFTIWVDADAAPREVKEIVFRASKRLGLPVRLVANQSIFAPPSGGRVQSIAVASGANMADRYIVDHACPGDLVITADIPLASQLVDREILVLDPRGLILDANNVRSRLAARDLLDAARGAGMEVSGPSPYSAQDKTAFASALDRILTKAMRKKS; encoded by the coding sequence ATGAACGACGATACCAGCAACACTCCTTTGCAAGAGAGCATTGCCTTCACGATTTGGGTAGATGCAGACGCGGCACCTCGCGAAGTCAAAGAAATTGTTTTCCGCGCTTCCAAAAGGCTGGGTCTTCCAGTCCGTCTCGTCGCTAATCAAAGTATCTTTGCACCACCCTCCGGCGGACGAGTTCAAAGTATCGCCGTTGCGAGTGGTGCGAACATGGCGGATCGTTATATCGTCGACCATGCGTGCCCGGGTGATTTGGTGATCACCGCAGACATCCCCTTAGCCTCCCAACTGGTTGATCGAGAAATATTGGTTTTAGACCCTCGCGGATTGATCCTCGATGCCAATAATGTCCGCAGTCGTCTGGCTGCCAGAGACTTGCTCGATGCGGCGCGTGGGGCGGGGATGGAAGTGTCTGGGCCCTCTCCTTATAGCGCTCAAGACAAAACGGCATTTGCATCCGCCCTCGATCGAATCCTTACCAAAGCAATGCGAAAGAAATCCTAG
- a CDS encoding glycoside hydrolase family 10 protein — protein MNSNSYRFLRWLYLLLSFAVLQNMAMPQSAGEGAKLPNLPKVEREYRGVWVATVANIDWPSKPGLSTQEQQREAIEILNKVAELRMNVVVLQVRTSCDALYESKLEPWSYFLTGKQGAAPDPYYDPLEFWIHEAHRRGLELHAWFNPFRAKNSGQTYADSSSHISQTKPQLVKRYGNDKTNYLWLDPGEAESREHSLAVFLDVLRRYDVDGIHIDDYFYPYPVDDIPFPDDPAWNAYQSAGGKLARDDWRRDSMNAFIKQLYGEIKKTKPHVKFGISPFGIWKPGYPESVAGFSQHDKLYADAKLWLNEGWCDYYTPQLYWSITAKQQSFPALLAWWSQENLQNRHLAPGLYTGRIGDKGRPYSPEQIENQVFLSRYMPGSHGAIHFSMKALMGNREGISDRLRENAYSNVALTPECKWIDGQTLEAPMVQIESHPSDGYQVTWKTSNPDAVRQWCVYVLYQSAWRTTIVGGATRDYHVDGEAGKEPRAIAIAAINGAGFMGTPKIVSLPEN, from the coding sequence ATGAATTCGAACTCATACCGCTTCCTTAGGTGGCTATATTTGCTTCTGTCGTTCGCAGTACTTCAGAACATGGCCATGCCCCAAAGTGCTGGCGAAGGTGCAAAGCTTCCAAACCTTCCCAAAGTCGAACGCGAATACCGCGGAGTGTGGGTCGCGACCGTTGCAAACATTGATTGGCCGAGCAAACCAGGGTTATCTACTCAAGAGCAACAGCGAGAAGCGATCGAGATATTGAACAAGGTCGCGGAGTTGCGAATGAATGTGGTAGTGCTTCAAGTGCGAACCAGCTGCGATGCGTTGTACGAAAGCAAACTGGAGCCCTGGAGCTACTTTTTGACCGGAAAACAAGGCGCCGCGCCAGATCCCTATTACGACCCATTGGAGTTTTGGATTCACGAAGCGCATCGCCGCGGGTTAGAACTTCATGCATGGTTCAACCCCTTCCGGGCAAAAAACTCGGGACAGACTTATGCCGACAGCTCGAGCCATATCAGCCAAACCAAGCCTCAGCTCGTGAAGCGATATGGGAACGATAAGACGAATTACCTTTGGCTGGACCCAGGTGAGGCAGAGTCACGCGAGCATTCGTTGGCTGTTTTTCTAGACGTACTTCGTCGTTACGATGTCGATGGCATACACATCGATGACTACTTTTACCCCTACCCCGTCGACGATATTCCCTTTCCAGATGATCCTGCTTGGAACGCATACCAATCGGCTGGAGGAAAACTCGCGAGAGACGATTGGCGACGCGATTCCATGAATGCTTTTATCAAGCAACTTTATGGGGAGATCAAAAAGACGAAGCCGCACGTGAAATTTGGAATCAGCCCGTTCGGTATTTGGAAACCCGGGTATCCGGAGAGCGTCGCGGGATTTTCCCAACATGACAAACTGTACGCGGATGCGAAGCTCTGGCTCAATGAAGGATGGTGCGACTACTACACTCCTCAATTGTACTGGTCTATCACGGCCAAACAGCAAAGCTTTCCAGCACTACTCGCTTGGTGGAGCCAAGAAAACCTACAAAATCGTCATCTCGCGCCGGGTCTCTACACGGGCCGCATCGGTGACAAGGGACGTCCTTACTCGCCCGAGCAGATTGAGAACCAAGTCTTTCTCTCCCGATACATGCCGGGCAGCCATGGAGCCATTCACTTCAGCATGAAGGCCTTGATGGGAAATCGAGAAGGGATTAGCGATCGATTACGAGAGAACGCTTACTCGAACGTGGCACTAACGCCCGAATGCAAGTGGATCGATGGGCAAACATTGGAAGCCCCCATGGTTCAAATCGAAAGCCATCCTTCTGACGGTTATCAAGTGACGTGGAAAACATCGAATCCGGATGCGGTCCGGCAATGGTGTGTGTATGTCCTGTACCAGTCAGCCTGGAGGACCACCATCGTCGGGGGCGCGACACGGGACTACCATGTCGATGGCGAAGCAGGGAAGGAACCGCGAGCGATCGCGATCGCTGCAATCAATGGCGCTGGTTTCATGGGGACGCCAAAGATAGTTTCGCTACCTGAGAATTGA
- a CDS encoding zf-HC2 domain-containing protein, whose amino-acid sequence MNPNLEPSFADEIDEQLTAYLDGELSALESNRLEQKLVHDESLRLRLAELRRAYDLLDDLPETPHDQRFTQSTIEHVIQKVKESPGSDDALGSVSDASGRTDFWRAMVWSKVWGRYRLPILLTTSVLIGGSAGLIARGLVNQAELRRLNLIANISGLVDVNELDVAKRLSQESVAIRYLKARYSDRITSNVPVRIRELSGWIEQLTPVQQAHLMSEREIVQRMNPESLEKYRELEDRIEELPNGNDVQEVVRLIGLVMDQLANSERRALDGMPIEDRIQHLKGRIYFKAADYYFTQSLSHADQQAITDWSANHLEPAILSSNNRFSERDIKKLINGFFMFMIRNWDEERQASLVAPLMANLSDDAIVLMSGLKPMEQLQILFNNLAPNRQPSREQMLDSYSRIPPANREDFDLKDPTISRMYIQRTR is encoded by the coding sequence ATGAATCCGAATCTCGAACCCTCTTTTGCCGACGAAATCGATGAGCAGCTCACCGCCTACTTGGATGGTGAACTCTCTGCATTGGAATCCAATCGACTTGAACAGAAGCTCGTGCACGACGAGTCGCTTCGTTTGCGTTTAGCGGAGCTTCGACGAGCTTACGATCTCCTGGATGATTTACCCGAAACGCCTCATGATCAGAGATTTACTCAGAGCACGATCGAGCATGTAATTCAGAAGGTTAAGGAATCGCCAGGGTCAGACGATGCCCTTGGTTCGGTTTCCGATGCATCCGGACGCACTGACTTCTGGAGAGCCATGGTTTGGAGCAAAGTGTGGGGGAGGTACAGGTTACCCATCCTCCTAACCACCTCGGTCCTGATAGGCGGATCCGCAGGATTGATCGCCAGAGGTTTGGTCAATCAGGCAGAGCTTCGCCGCTTGAACCTAATCGCGAATATCTCAGGTCTCGTGGACGTCAACGAGTTGGACGTTGCCAAACGGCTCAGCCAGGAGTCCGTAGCAATTCGCTACTTGAAGGCACGTTATTCGGACCGGATTACTTCCAACGTTCCTGTAAGAATTCGAGAACTTTCGGGCTGGATCGAGCAGCTTACCCCTGTGCAACAAGCCCATTTGATGAGCGAGCGCGAGATCGTTCAACGCATGAATCCCGAATCGCTTGAAAAGTATCGCGAGCTCGAGGATCGAATTGAAGAGCTGCCCAACGGAAACGATGTTCAAGAAGTGGTGAGGCTCATTGGTCTCGTTATGGATCAGCTCGCTAATTCGGAGCGCCGCGCTCTAGACGGAATGCCCATTGAAGACCGCATCCAACATTTGAAGGGTCGAATTTATTTCAAGGCTGCGGACTACTATTTCACACAGTCTCTTTCGCACGCGGACCAACAAGCGATCACCGATTGGAGCGCCAATCATTTAGAGCCTGCTATTCTGTCCAGCAACAACCGATTCAGCGAGCGAGACATCAAGAAACTGATCAATGGATTCTTTATGTTCATGATCCGAAACTGGGACGAGGAGCGGCAGGCATCGCTGGTAGCTCCCTTGATGGCAAACCTCTCCGATGACGCCATTGTGTTGATGTCGGGATTGAAGCCGATGGAGCAACTGCAGATCCTGTTCAATAACTTGGCCCCGAATCGTCAACCTTCAAGAGAACAGATGCTCGATTCTTACAGTCGCATTCCGCCGGCGAATCGAGAGGATTTCGATCTGAAGGATCCCACGATCAGCCGTATGTATATTCAGAGAACTCGCTAG